GACAGCAGGGTCCGTACGTCGAACTCGGCGCACGGGGTGGGACCGGCGAGCTGCTCCGGGCGAACCGTCGCGACCAGAGCGGCGATCTGCTCGGTGGCGCGGGTGTAGAGGGGGCGGGGGTCGATGTTCATGGCGGACCTCTGTCGGCGTAGGTGTGGCGGTGGCGCGTATCGGACGGCGCGTGTCGGCGTTGCGTTGTCGTGCCGTTGCGCCTCAGGTTGGCCGGATAACCTGACAGTTCCCGTCAGCATTGAGGACGGGCTCTACGACGAGCTTCGGACGAGCGTCCGTGGGGATCGGCGGACGTGATCCGCGGTGCGCGATCCTGGTGCGCGTGAAGTCCGACCGTCTGCTCTCGATCCTTCTGCTGCTGCAGACCCGCGGCCGCGTCCCCGCACACGAACTCGCCGACCGGCTCGAGGTGTCGGTGCGCACCATCTACCGCGACATCGAGGCCCTTTCGGCCTCCGGAGTCCCGGTGTACGCCGAGCGCGGGAGGCACGGCGGCATCGAACTGCTCGCCGGATTCCGTACGGACGTCACGGGGCTGACCGCCGACGAGTCCCGCGCGCTGTTCATCCTGGCCGCGCAGGGCGCGCACGCCGCGCTCGGCCTGGACGCGGCGCTCGGTTCCGCGCTGCGCAAGGTGATGGCGGCGCTGCCGGCGCCGCACCGTCCGGCCGCCGAGGTGACCAGCCGCCGGATCCTCGTCGACGCGACGCGCTGGAAGGGCGGCCCCCAGCGGGCCGTGGACCTGGAGGTGCTCCAGGACGCGGTCTTCGCCGACCGCAGGCTGCGGCTCAGCTACCGGCACGGCGGGCACAGCGAGCCCAGCACCTACACCGTCGACCCGTACGGGCTCGTGTCCAAGGCGGGCGTCTGGTACCTCGTGGCCGACCGGCGCGGCCGGCTACGGCTGTTCCGGGCCGACCGGGTGCGCTCGGCGACGCTCCTGGACGATCCGGTGAAGCGGCGCCCGGGCGTCGAACTGGGTGACGTCTGGGAGGTGTTGCGACGCCATGTCGAGGAGCGGCCGGGCGGTCTCGATGTCACAGTTCGGGTACGGCGTTCCCGTCTCGACATGTTCCTCAGGCTCAACGCGGCCTCCCTCACGGCGCTTCCGGAGGACGACGGCGAGAGCGAGTGGGTCCTCGCGCACCTGTCGTACGGCGTCGTCCGCGAGGCCCGCACGCTGCTGGCCTTCGTGGACACGGTGGAGGTGCTGTCGCCGCCGGAGGCGCGGGCGGAACTGGCCGGGGCGGCGGCCGCGATCGGCGCGGTGTACGGCGGGGATCGCGCCCCGCACGAGGGAAGTTGACCCACAGGTAACCACAGGTTCGGCACAGCGCGGCCCTACGTGGATCTGGTCCTCTGTCCATCGCTCATCCCGCACTCATCCGGCCTTCATGAACCGGTCCACGTGGCTTGACTGGGAGTTACCCCATGAACCGTCGTGCCCGACTCGTCCCCGCCGTCGCCCTGCTGGCGCTCGCGCCGTTGCTTGCGGCCTGCGGCTCGGACGACTCGTCGTCCTCGAACAGCGGCAACTCGAGCCAGAACTGTCAGCGGCCCTCCGGAATGCCGAGCGGAGGCCCGTCGGGCATGCCGAGCGGCGGGCGCTCCGGGATGCCCACGGGCTCGCCCTCCGGGACACCCTCGA
This portion of the Streptomyces mirabilis genome encodes:
- a CDS encoding YafY family protein, producing MKSDRLLSILLLLQTRGRVPAHELADRLEVSVRTIYRDIEALSASGVPVYAERGRHGGIELLAGFRTDVTGLTADESRALFILAAQGAHAALGLDAALGSALRKVMAALPAPHRPAAEVTSRRILVDATRWKGGPQRAVDLEVLQDAVFADRRLRLSYRHGGHSEPSTYTVDPYGLVSKAGVWYLVADRRGRLRLFRADRVRSATLLDDPVKRRPGVELGDVWEVLRRHVEERPGGLDVTVRVRRSRLDMFLRLNAASLTALPEDDGESEWVLAHLSYGVVREARTLLAFVDTVEVLSPPEARAELAGAAAAIGAVYGGDRAPHEGS